In Anaerolineales bacterium, one DNA window encodes the following:
- a CDS encoding GGDEF domain-containing protein has product MLARLIAVLESAGRIFWTTTGVILLFIVSALDYVTGAELSFSLFYLIPITIFSWAIKGNSGILVACISAGIWLAVDILSGARYSNIFTYFWNTIIRLGFFLFPVLLLRTLEQERSQARTDFLTGTVNNRLFNELMQRELDRSIRYKHPFTIAFIDIDNFKTINDTYGHSFGNTVLRAIAEHIKKNLRKTDIIARMGGDEFAILLPETDATSARTAISNMVEKLSGKMLDRKWSVTFSIGVLTLTSPNISVDQILGIADTLMYSVKNNGKNGVEYLIYMDE; this is encoded by the coding sequence ATGTTGGCGCGATTGATTGCAGTTTTGGAATCTGCAGGCAGAATCTTCTGGACCACAACGGGGGTTATCCTTCTGTTTATCGTCTCGGCACTCGATTATGTAACGGGCGCGGAACTTTCCTTTTCGCTTTTCTATTTAATACCCATTACCATTTTCTCGTGGGCGATCAAGGGCAACTCGGGCATCCTGGTTGCATGTATCAGCGCAGGGATATGGCTTGCGGTCGACATCCTCTCCGGCGCAAGATACTCGAACATATTCACCTATTTCTGGAACACCATCATCCGCCTGGGTTTCTTTTTATTCCCCGTGCTGCTCCTGAGAACGCTCGAACAGGAGAGGAGCCAGGCGCGCACGGATTTCCTGACCGGCACGGTCAACAACCGCCTCTTCAATGAGCTCATGCAAAGGGAGCTTGACCGTTCCATTCGTTATAAGCATCCCTTCACCATCGCATTCATTGACATCGATAATTTCAAAACCATCAACGATACATACGGCCACTCGTTCGGCAATACCGTCCTGCGCGCGATTGCGGAACACATCAAGAAAAATCTGCGGAAGACCGACATCATTGCCCGCATGGGAGGCGATGAGTTTGCCATCCTTCTCCCCGAGACGGATGCAACATCCGCCCGCACCGCCATTTCGAACATGGTTGAAAAATTATCGGGGAAAATGCTGGACCGCAAATGGTCTGTCACCTTCAGCATTGGGGTATTGACCCTGACCTCTCCCAACATCTCGGTAGACCAGATCCTGGGCATCGCCGATACGCTAATGTATTCGGTGAAAAACAACGGAAAGAATGGTGTCGAGTATTTGATTTATATGGATGAATAA
- a CDS encoding aminotransferase class I/II-fold pyridoxal phosphate-dependent enzyme, with amino-acid sequence MQEISEVQRLSKRVAGLKPSGIRKFFDIAATMKDVISLGIGEPDFTTPKPILDAGIRSLQNGETHYTSNHGRIELRQGISDNLQKLYNVKYDPASEIVATVGVSEALYLTFTAILNPGDEVIIPTPCFVSYQAEVILAGGLPVEIPARLENNFTIDPDDIRKAITPRTKVIFIGYPSNPTGAVAPREVMLEIGRIAEQHDLLVVSDEIYDRLVYDFEHVCFPALDEGLRRRTVLLGGFSKDYAMTGWRIGYACGPSDIISGMVRIHQYTIMSAPTTAQDAAIEALKTGEPYVQEMVTEYDRRRRLLVAGLNRLGLSTFEPRGAFYAFPNIRASGMDDETFAETLLHEEGVAVVPGNAFGPGGDGFVRACYATAYEKIEEALLRMERFMSRHG; translated from the coding sequence ATGCAGGAAATCAGTGAAGTGCAAAGACTTTCAAAACGTGTGGCCGGGTTGAAACCCAGCGGCATTCGCAAGTTTTTCGATATTGCCGCGACGATGAAGGATGTGATCTCGCTCGGCATCGGCGAACCGGATTTCACCACGCCCAAGCCGATCCTGGATGCAGGCATCCGCTCGTTGCAAAACGGCGAGACGCATTACACATCCAATCACGGCAGGATCGAACTGCGGCAGGGTATTTCAGATAATCTGCAAAAATTATACAACGTGAAATATGACCCTGCGAGCGAGATCGTTGCAACGGTCGGCGTCTCGGAGGCGTTGTACCTCACGTTTACTGCGATCCTGAATCCCGGTGACGAGGTCATCATCCCCACGCCATGTTTTGTCTCGTATCAAGCCGAGGTCATCCTCGCCGGCGGCCTGCCGGTGGAAATCCCTGCGCGGCTTGAGAACAATTTCACCATTGACCCCGACGACATCCGCAAAGCCATCACGCCGCGCACAAAAGTTATCTTTATTGGGTACCCATCCAACCCAACAGGCGCTGTTGCTCCCCGCGAAGTGATGCTGGAGATCGGCAGAATCGCGGAGCAGCACGACCTGCTCGTCGTCTCGGATGAAATCTACGACCGCCTCGTCTATGACTTTGAACATGTCTGCTTCCCCGCATTGGATGAAGGCCTGCGGCGGCGCACAGTGTTGCTGGGCGGCTTTTCAAAAGATTATGCCATGACAGGCTGGCGCATCGGTTACGCCTGCGGACCAAGCGACATCATTTCGGGCATGGTGCGCATCCATCAATACACCATCATGTCCGCGCCCACCACCGCACAGGACGCCGCCATCGAAGCCTTGAAGACCGGCGAACCCTACGTGCAGGAAATGGTGACAGAATATGACCGCCGCCGCAGGCTGTTGGTGGCTGGACTTAACCGCCTCGGTCTTTCGACGTTCGAGCCGCGCGGCGCTTTTTATGCATTTCCCAACATCCGGGCATCCGGCATGGACGACGAGACCTTTGCGGAGACTCTCCTGCATGAAGAGGGGGTTGCCGTGGTGCCTGGCAATGCCTTTGGCCCCGGCGGGGACGGCTTTGTACGGGCATGTTACGCAACCGCATATGAAAAGATCGAGGAAGCCCTCCTGCGAATGGAAAGGTTCATGAGCAGGCACGGGTAG
- a CDS encoding cold-shock protein translates to MSERISGTVKWFNGSKGYGFLEREGGADVFVHFSAIQGDGFKNLEEGQKVEFIVEQGPKGPQASEVVVVS, encoded by the coding sequence ATGTCAGAACGTATTTCAGGTACAGTCAAGTGGTTCAACGGAAGCAAGGGCTACGGCTTTCTCGAACGTGAAGGCGGCGCGGATGTTTTCGTGCATTTCTCCGCGATCCAGGGTGATGGCTTCAAGAATCTCGAAGAGGGGCAGAAGGTCGAGTTTATCGTTGAGCAGGGACCGAAGGGTCCGCAAGCCAGCGAAGTCGTTGTCGTCAGCTGA
- a CDS encoding sugar phosphate nucleotidyltransferase codes for MAETLKIVIPMAGWGTRMRPHTWSKPKPLVSVAGKTSLEHLLDMFKSLPDPENTEYVFIVGPYLGEMQIPAFIKENYPNLKAHYVVQHEMKGQSHALSLAREYLDGPLIVCFSDTLMETDFSFLSKEDSDGVAWVMPVEDPRRFGVAEEGTDGWVKRFIEKPQSMDNNLVVVGCYYFKNSKKLLAAIDEQMERGLMLKGEYFLTDTITLMIEGGAKVRTNKISTWLDTGTIEATLDTNKFLLEKIGSQAGKFKGSNVEIIGPVAIHESAAISNSKIGPFTSIGANCKIENAQISESIVEADCEIKDATLTRSLVGRQARVRGRGDGHVSQLNIGDTSSVTS; via the coding sequence ATGGCAGAAACCCTGAAAATCGTCATCCCCATGGCCGGCTGGGGAACCCGCATGCGGCCGCACACCTGGAGCAAGCCCAAACCGCTGGTCAGCGTGGCGGGCAAGACCTCGCTCGAGCATCTGCTTGACATGTTCAAGTCCCTGCCTGACCCTGAAAACACGGAGTATGTTTTCATTGTCGGACCTTATCTCGGCGAGATGCAAATCCCAGCCTTCATTAAAGAGAACTACCCGAATCTCAAGGCGCATTATGTTGTCCAACATGAGATGAAGGGACAGTCCCATGCCCTGTCATTGGCGCGTGAATATTTAGATGGACCGCTGATCGTGTGTTTTTCCGATACTTTGATGGAAACGGATTTCTCCTTCCTTTCAAAGGAGGATTCGGACGGTGTGGCGTGGGTGATGCCCGTGGAAGATCCGCGCCGCTTCGGCGTGGCGGAGGAAGGCACAGACGGCTGGGTGAAGCGCTTCATTGAAAAGCCGCAAAGCATGGACAACAACCTCGTGGTGGTTGGGTGTTACTACTTCAAAAACTCGAAAAAACTTCTTGCCGCAATTGATGAACAAATGGAACGCGGGTTGATGCTCAAGGGCGAGTACTTTCTCACCGACACCATCACACTGATGATCGAAGGTGGAGCGAAGGTGCGCACGAACAAGATCAGCACCTGGCTGGATACCGGCACGATCGAGGCAACATTAGACACGAACAAGTTTCTCTTGGAGAAGATCGGTTCGCAAGCAGGAAAATTCAAAGGTTCAAATGTTGAAATCATTGGGCCTGTTGCCATTCATGAAAGCGCCGCAATAAGCAATTCAAAAATTGGACCGTTCACTTCGATCGGTGCGAATTGCAAGATCGAGAATGCTCAAATTTCAGAATCCATCGTCGAGGCGGATTGCGAGATAAAAGATGCAACCTTGACCCGCTCCCTCGTGGGCAGGCAGGCCAGGGTCAGGGGAAGAGGCGATGGCCACGTGTCGCAATTGAATATCGGCGACACAAGTTCGGTCACATCATAG
- a CDS encoding NUDIX domain-containing protein codes for MYYRLLYLGFKIYCFLFRPVRMGVRVMLVENDAVWLVRHTYLPGWFLPGGGLNRNETLEQAARREAREETGAELNGVALLGVFTNFIQWKTDHTVVFLCKDFKITGKSDGEIAEVRIFPLRELPENTYTSHHSLLEKYRTGTLQSKFGEW; via the coding sequence ATGTATTACCGCCTGCTCTACCTTGGCTTCAAAATCTATTGTTTCCTTTTTCGTCCCGTCCGCATGGGAGTGCGGGTGATGCTGGTGGAAAATGACGCGGTCTGGCTTGTCCGCCACACATACTTGCCGGGCTGGTTCCTGCCCGGCGGCGGATTGAATCGAAACGAAACCCTTGAGCAAGCCGCACGCCGCGAAGCCCGCGAAGAGACAGGTGCAGAATTGAACGGTGTCGCATTGCTGGGAGTCTTCACGAACTTCATCCAATGGAAGACCGATCACACGGTTGTTTTTTTATGCAAGGATTTCAAGATAACGGGAAAATCCGATGGTGAGATTGCAGAAGTACGGATTTTTCCATTACGTGAACTCCCTGAAAACACCTACACCTCCCACCACAGTCTGTTGGAAAAATACAGGACAGGAACATTGCAGTCAAAATTTGGGGAATGGTAG